TGGGGCTCGGCACATCACCATCCGACCCCGCCATGGTCGACGACCATGGACTGCCCTACCCGGCGGGCGAGATCCCGTTGCGGCTGCGTTTCGCCCGGTCGGTCCGCCTGTCGATCGACGGCAACGCGCACTTCTGCCGTGCCCTTCTGCGCACCCGCTACCCGGACGCCGCCCCGGACCAGTCGCCCCGCCAGGAAGACAGCACTCTCATCACCCCCGAAAAGGAGCACACCCCGTGAAGGCAGTCCAGGTCGTCGGATACGACCGCAACCTCGAGCTGGCAGACGTACCGGCTCCCTCGGTCACCGGCCCGTACGACGTGATCGTGAAGATCGGCGGGGCCGGCGTCTGCCGTACCGATCTGCACATCCTCGAGGGCCAGTGGGCCGAGAAGTCGGGCGTCACGCTGCCGTACACGATCGGGCACGAGAACGCCGGCTGGGTGCAGGCAGTGGGCAGTGCCGTCACCAACGTCGCCGAGGGCGACAAGGTCATCGTCCACCCGCTGATCACCTGCGGGCTGTGCCGGGCGTGTCGCTCGGGCGACGACGTGCACTGCGAGCAGAGCCTCTTCCCTGGCATCGACACCGCCGGCGGTTACGCCGAGTATCTCAAGACCTCCGCCCGCAGCGTCGTCCGTATCGACGACTCCCTGGAACCCGCTGACGTCGCGGCGCTGGCCGACGCCGGTCTCACCGCCTACCACGCCGTGGCCAAGGCGGCCCGCCGTCTCCGCCCGGGCGACCGGTGCGTGGTCATCGGCGCGGGCGGACTCGGACACATCGGCGTGCAGGTCCTCAAGGCACTCACCGCCGCCGAGATCGTAGTCGTCGACCGCAATCCCGACGCGTTGAAGCTGGCCCTCTCGATCGGAGCGGACCACGGCGTCATGAGCCGCGGCGATCAGGTCGAGGAGGTCCTCGCCCTCACCGGCGGGCGCGGAGCCGAAGCCGTGATCGACTTCGTCGGCGAGGGCGGCGCCACGCGCGACGGCGTGCGCATGCTGCGGCGGGCGGGCGACTACCACGTGGTCGGCTACGGCGAGAACATCGACGTACCCACCATCGACATCATCTCCGCCGAAATCAACTTCATCGGAAACCTCGTCGGGTCTTACAACGACCTGTGCGAACTGATGGTGCTCGCAGCCCGGGGCAAGGTACGGCTGCACACCACCCCATACCCCCTTGACCGCTTTCAGGACGCCCTGGACGACCTCGACGCCGGACGGGTACGGGGACGGGCAATTCTCGTGCCCTGAACGGATCGCCGACTGATAGGCCCTCAGGGAGACGCGCCTTGATCTTCATCACCGCCAAGTTCCACGTTCTGCCCGAATCCGCCGACACCTGGCCGGACATCACCCGCGAGTTCACCCGTGCCACCCGCGGCGAGCCCGGATGCCTGTGGTTCGACTGGTCCCGCAGTACCGAGGACTCCACGGTCTACGTGCTGGTCGAAGCCTTCCGGGACGACGAGGCCGGCCTGGCCCACGTCACCTCTGACCACTTCACCAAGGCACGGAGCACCCTGCCGCCCCACCTCATACGGACCCCGGAGATCGTCAACGTCACCGTTCCGCAGGAGGGTTGGTCACTGCTCGGGGAAATGGCCGTTCCGGTACGAGACTGAGAGGGGACTGCCTGCCTGGCAGGCAGTCCCGTTCCCGGCAGCGCCCCCACTCCGCCTCGCGGATCCGCAGGTTGTCGTTCCAGGCTCCACCCCCGCGACCTGAGGGCGAGGCAACGCGTCCGTGCTGACTTCGCCGGGGCGCCGCGAGCCCCCCGGCGGGGTCTGTCCAGTCAACTCGCCCGTGTGGTCCGCGCTGCTCGCTGTCGGGAGGCGGGCGCCTCGCCGGGATGCTCCCGGGCCCGACAAGTCTGAGGAAGGACAGCGCCGTCGGTCGGAGTGCGGATCAGGAGGCCGCGAAAGCATCCCGGCACGGCATCCTGGCGCGTCCATCGCTGTGCGGGTCAAGAGGCCTGGGACATCCGGTACTTCACATACTCGTTGTCCGTGGGGCAGATGACGCCGTCGACCTGGCCGCCCCGGGCCGCGATCGCCATCTGCAACGCCGCGCTGACCAGCGCGGCGTCGTGCCGCACACCCACCGCATCAGCATCGGTCCTCGCGCATTCCGAGACCGGTGTTCGAACAGATGGCTGGTCGGCGGCGGTACAACAACCCGGTTCATGTGGAAGCGCAGGTGGGGGAGCCTTCTCGTCAGCGCGAAGCGATGTTCCTCACAATCATCGACTCCGACGCGTGCCCATGTACAGTGAAGACCGCCCTTGACCTGCACAAAGCAGGCAGGGAGCCGCCTTACAGGAGTTGAAAATGCTGCGCACCATGTTCAAGTCCAAGATCCATCGAGCCACCGTCACCCAGGCCGACCTGCACTACGTGGGATCCGTGACCATCGACGCCGACCTGCTCGACGCCGCCGATCTGCTGCCCGGCGAGCTCGTGCACATCGTGGACATCACCAACGGCGCCCGGCTGGAGACGTACGTCATCGAGGGCGAACGCGGATCCGGCGTGATCGGGATCAACGGGGCCGCCGCCCATCTCGTCCACCCCGGCGATCTGGTGATCATCATCAGCTACGCCCAGGTGACGGACGCCGAGGCGCGGGCACTCACTCCCCGGGTCGTGCACGTGGACCGCGACAACCGGATCGTGGCCCTGGGCGCGGACCCGTCCGAGCCGGTGCCCGGCTCGGACCAGCAGCGCAGCCCGCAGGCCGCCGGCGCCTGACCGCGAACAGCGGGCGCGAACAGAGGAGGAGCGTGTCGATGAGCGACCCGGAGATCCGTGACGACCGGGCGGCAGGCCGGCTGGAGGCCGTGGCCGACGGCGAAGTCGTCGGCCGCATCGAGTACTTCGTGCTCGAAAGCCCCGAGCGGGCGCTCGTTCCCGTCCACACGATCGTCGAGCCTGCCCACGAGGGCAAGGGCATCGCCGGTTCGCTCGCGCGCGAGCTCTTCGCCCTCGCCCGCCGCGAGCACAGCGCGGTCGTCTCGCTCTGTCCCTACGTCACCCGGTGGATCGAACGCCACCCCGACGAGGCCTCGCCGGCCCGCCAGGACCGCCAGGACCTGGTGGCGGCGGCGAAGGACTGGCTGAGGGCCCACCCCGGCAGCTTCTGAACGGCCGATCCCGCCGCTTGCGAACGGTCCAACCTGGCTGCTTGCGTACGGCCCGCCCTGGCCGTTTCCGAACAGCCCACCCCCGGCCGCTTCCGAACCGGGTCACCTCCGTCACGCGCACCACCCGGACACCCAGCCCCCTACCCCCACCTGGTCCCTCCCGGTCCCGCCGGGGAGTGACTGCCGAGGCGGCGGCCGGGTAGGCGGGGGAGTAGTCCAGAGCCGGAGTCGTCCCCACTGGCTGGAGGACCTGATGACGAACCCGATTCCCGACCCCGTGCCGCCGGCGCCGACACCGGGCCCGGATCCCCAGCGCCCGGAGCCGCACCCGGTGCCGGACCCAGACCCCCCGCCGGGCCCGGAGCCGACCCCGCCCCCACCGGCGCCCACTCCACCGGCGCCCCCGGCTCCCGGACCCGTGCCGGGCCCCGACCCGTCCCCGATCCCTCCAGGGCCCGAGCCCGTACCGAACCCGGAACCGGGTCCGCCTTTGTCCTGACCCCGGCAAGCAAATGGGGCGGTGGACGGCATCCCATGCCGTCCACCGCCCCGCTCACGTCCCCAGGCGGCAGCCCTTACGCGGGGGTCTCCGACCGGTCCCCGCCCCACAGCGTGTGGAACGACCCCTCACGGTCCACCCTGCGGTACGTGTGCGCACCGAAGTAGTCCCGCTGCCCCTGCGTCAGCGCCGCCGGCAGCCGCTCCGCGCGCAGGGCGTCGTAGTAGGCGAGGGCCGCGGCGAAGCCGGGCGTCGGCACACCCTGGCGGGTCGCGGCGACCAGCACCTCGCGCCAGTCGTCCTGGGCGTCCGCGATCTCCTGCGCGAACGTCGCGTCCGACAGCAGGCTCGGCAGGTCGGGCCGCGTGTCGTACGCGGCGCGGATCCGGTCCAGGAACGCCGCGCGGATGATGCAGCCGCCCCGCCACAGCGCGGACACCGCACCGAGGTCGATGTCCCAGCCGTACTCGTCGCGGGCCGCGTCGATCTCGTGGAAGCCCTGCGTGTACGACACGATCTTCGACGCGTACAGGGCCTGCTCCACCCGGTCCGCGAACGCCCGGGCCTCCGCCTCGCTCAGCGGCTGCGCCTTCGGGCCGGCCAGGCCGCGCGAGGCGTCCCGCAGGGCCGCGTGGCCCGACAGGGAGCGCGCGAACACCGCCTCGGCGATGCCGGACACCGGCACGCCCAGGTCCAGCGCGATCTGTACGGTCCAGCGGCCGGTGCCCTTCTGCTCGGCCTGGTCGACCACCACGTCGACGAACGGCTTGCCCGTCTCCGCGTCCACGTGCGACAGCACCTCGGCCGTGATCTCGATCAGGTACGAGTCGAGTCGGCCCCGGTTCCAGGTGCGGAAGATCTCCGCGATCTCGGCGGGGGAGTACCCGGCGACGTCCCGCAGCAGCTGGTACGCCTCGCCGATCAGCTGCATGTCCGCGTACTCGATGCCGTTGTGCACCATCTTCACGAAGTGCCCGGCACCGTCCGGACCGACGTGGGAGACGCACGGCGAGTTGTCGGCGGCCTTCGCCGAGATCTTCTCCAGCATCGGGCCGAGCGAGTCGTAGGACTCCTTCGGGCCGCCCGGCATGATGCTCGGGCCGTTCAGAGCGCCCTCCTCGCCGCCGGAGACGCCCATGCCGACGAAGTGGATGCCCTGCTCGCGCAGGTCGCGCTCGCGGCGCCGGGTGTCAGCGAAGTGCGCGTTGCCACCGTCGATGATCATGTCGCCGGGCTCCAGCAGCGGCGCGAACTCCTGGATCACCGCGTCCGTCGGCTCACCGGCCTTCACCATCACGACCAGGCGCCGCGGCCGCTCCAGCGCGGCCACGAAGTCCTTCGCGCTCTCGCACGCGACGAACTCCCCCTCGCCGCCGAACTCGTCCACCAGGGCGTGCATGCGCGCGGGCGTCCGGTTGTGCACCGCGACCGTGTAGCCGTTGCGGGCGAAGTTGCGGGCGAGGTTGCGGCCCATGACCGCGAGACCCGTGACGCCGATCTGCGCTGTACTGCTCATTCGGTTCGCTCCTAAAGACCTCGGTAACGGTGCTGCCGGTGGGCGGTGCCCTCGGGCATCTGCCGCGACCATCCTGACGTGCCGCTACATCGTCCGCACGCGCGGGTCGCACGACGTGGCGCAGGCTGATACGGACGAGAGCCCCGTCGCGCTCAGCCGATGTACGCGTCCCCGCGCACGGCGCACCCGCGCACCGTGTGACGTCCACGGTGCACCACCGTGGCGCACGTCGCGCAACAGGCGCCCCATACCGGCCATTTGGGCTCCCGGGCGGCCGATACGCGTCTTGTTCTGGCCGGTTCGCAGCGCTTACTTTTGCCCCTCCTGACGCATGTCTAGGGGGGCTTTCGATGGCCGTACGCGGCCGGCACCGCCGGTATCAGCCGAACAGGATCAACCGCGCCTCGCTCACCGTCACGGCGGGCGGCGCGGGCATGGCACTGCCGTTCATGGGCACCGGCGCCGCCCAGGCGGCGGACATGGACACCTGGAACAAGGTCGCCGCCTGCGAGTCCACCAGCAACTGGAGCATCAACACCGGCAACGGCTTCTACGGCGGACTGCAGTTCACCCAGTCCACCTGGGAGGCCTACGGCGGCCGGGCCTACGCGGCCCGGGCGGACCTGGCGAGCAAGGACCAGCAGATCGCCGTCGCGGAGAAGGTCCTCGACGGGCAGGGCCCCGGTGCCTGGCCGGTCTGCTCGGTACGGGCCGGACTGACCCGGGGCGGCGGCGAGCCCGACACCCGGCCGGCCGCCGAGCGCACGAAGAAGAAGGACACGAAGAAGCAGACCTCGATCGAGGACGTACGGCCGCAGTCCACGCCCCAGTCGCGGGCGGGCAAGGCCGAGATGTACACCGTGGTCCACGGCGACACCCTCTCCGGCATCGCGGACGACCAGGACGTCCGGGGCGGCTGGCGGGGGCTGTACGCGGCCAACCGCTCGGCCATAGGGGCCGACCCCGATCTCATCGTGCCCGGCCAGCGCCTCGCGCTGCGCGGCGAGGGCGCCACGAAGACGCGGCCCGCGCACCGGCCGGCGCCGTCGGCGAAGCCCTCGGTGAAGAAGCCGGTCCAGGACGGCGCCAAGGAGCGGCCGAAGGAGCGGTCCCAGGACGAGGGCACAGAGCGCGCCGGCCGGTCCACGGCCACCCGGCAGGGCCTGGTCGCCCCCGTCGGCGCCTCCCTCGGGACGCCGTACCGCAAGGCGGGCTCCTCCTGGTCGAAGGGCTACCACACTGGCATCGACTTCCCCGTGCCCACGGGGACATCGGTCAAGTCGGTCGCGGCGGGCAGCGTCGTCAGCGCGGGATGGGGCGGCTCGTTCGGCTACCAGGTCGTGGTCCGGCACGCCGACGGCCGCTACAGCCAGTACGCCCATCTGTCGGCGATCTCCGTGCGGGACGGGCAGTCCGTGAGCGCCGGCCAGCGCATCGGCCGCTCGGGCTCCACCGGCAACAGCTCGGGCCCGCATCTGCACTTCGAGGTGCGGACGGGGCCCGGTTTCGGTTCGGACGTCGACCCGGTGGCGTACCTACGGGCCGGCGGCGTCAGGATCTGATCCGCGTGCGGTGCCGGGCGACCGTGGGCAACGGGACGTACGGGATGCCGTAGTAGGGCACGTAGGGGAGCGGGCGTTCGTCGTCGGAGGCCGCCACCGCCGACGGCTCCCCGCTCTCGTACGAGGCATCCGCCACGGAAGCCACCACCGCTGCCGCCGCGGCAACGGCGTCCGGCCCGGGCACGAGCACCGCGCCCGCCGCGTCCGGCACCCCCGCCGGCATCTCCTGCCCACCCCGCGGCCCGACGACCTCCGACCCGGAGCCCGACACCGCAGCAGCGGCCCCCGGCCCCGGCACGAGCGCAGCCGTGGGGACCAACGGCCCCGAGCCCGGCACCGCAGCAGCGGCCAACGGCTTCGGCACGAGCGCAGCCGCGGGGGCCAACGGCCCCGAATCCGGCACCGCAGCAGCGGTCAACGACCCTGAGCCCGGCACCGCAGCAGAGCTCCCCGGCCCCGGCACAAGCACAGCCGCAGGCGTCCCCAGCCCCGGCACAAGCACAGCCGAAACCGTCCCCGCCCTCTTTCCCGCCGCGAGCACGTCCTCTACGAGCAGGCGCCCACCGGCGGGCAGGACATCGGCTCCGGCAGCGACGCGCTCGGGCCGGCCGTCCACGCCCTCGGGCGCCCCGCCCACCCACGCGGGCACCTCCGCCGAACCGGCACCAGCGGCCTCGGAGGCGAGCACCGACTCAGCCGCCGGCAGGCCCTCCGCGTCCTCGGGCCGCCCGTGCGTGAGCCGCTCCGTCGTCAGCAGGATCAGGCCGCCCGCCGCCACCACACCGCAGCTCAGCGCGAGCGCCGTGCCCGTCGTGCCGTAGCGGAAGGTTTCTCCGAACATCGTGATGCCGACCGCGGCCGCCACCACCGGGTTCACGACCGTCAGCGTCGCCAGCGGGGCCGCGAGGCCGGCACCCCGGTAGGAGGCCTGCGACAGCAGCATGCCGGCCGTGGCGAGGACGCCGATCACGGCGAGGGACGGCACGTCCGCCGCCGACACACCGCCGGTCCAGTCGACCGCGACGGTTTTGGTGAACACCGAGGACATGCCGAACGCGATACCGGAGGCGGTCGCCAGCAGCATGCTGCGGACCGCCGGGTGCCGGTGCGCGGCCCGGGCGGCGATCATCAGCGTCACGACCACACCGGCCGTGACGACGGCGACGGCCACCCGCTCCGCCGCGTTCAGGGACTGCGCGTCGGACGCGGCGACCAGGGACAGCAGACCGGCGAGCCCGACCGTCGCCATGATCGCGCCCCGCCAGGCCGTGGCACCGGCCTTGCGCCCGACGAACAGCGCCGCCATGGGCAGGGCCACCACGATGGTCAGCGCGCCGAGCGGCTGCACCAGACTCAGCGGCCCGTAGGCCAGCGCCACCACGTGCAGCAGCCCACCGAGGCCGTTCAGCGCGACAGCCGCCCACCAGCCCGGCCGCCGCAGCGGCGCGTACTGCTCGCCCGGCGAGGACTCCGCCACCCGCTCCTGCACGATCGCCCCGCCCGCGTAGGCGAACGCGGAGACGAGGGACAGCAGGACGGACAACGCGAGGGCGCTCATCGGCTGGTCCTCTGCGTCAGGCGGGGGCGCTCGGCCCGGCGCGGCGAAAGGTGGGCTTTCATGAACAACACCCTGCCGTGTCCAGGTCTTCCCGTCGTCGTCCCTGAGCACTCATTGGGTCCTACTGCCGATGGAGTACGAGGGGACCCCCGTCATCCCCAGGGTGGGCGAGTCCGGTCGGGGGCCACCGGATCGCATCCCTTAGGGGCCTTGGTAGTACTGCTCTTCGTGGACCTCGACCCCGACCTCGCCGCGCTCCGCCCGCTCGCCGGCTTCTTCGTGCTGCGCACGGAAGGAGCACCGGCCGGGTCTCTTCCCACTCTGGCACAGGCCTACGCACCGGTGGCACCAGATATATCGGCAAATCCCCTGATTTTTCGGGTGCGGAAGGTCGCGACCGCCCTGGGGGCCCCGGAGTTGCGTGTCGCGGCGTCCATCACCCACCAGGGACTCGCGGCCCGGCTCTGGTCGATCGCCCTCGGCTGCGCCGCG
The Streptomyces tuirus genome window above contains:
- the panD gene encoding aspartate 1-decarboxylase; amino-acid sequence: MLRTMFKSKIHRATVTQADLHYVGSVTIDADLLDAADLLPGELVHIVDITNGARLETYVIEGERGSGVIGINGAAAHLVHPGDLVIIISYAQVTDAEARALTPRVVHVDRDNRIVALGADPSEPVPGSDQQRSPQAAGA
- a CDS encoding NAD(P)-dependent alcohol dehydrogenase — encoded protein: MKAVQVVGYDRNLELADVPAPSVTGPYDVIVKIGGAGVCRTDLHILEGQWAEKSGVTLPYTIGHENAGWVQAVGSAVTNVAEGDKVIVHPLITCGLCRACRSGDDVHCEQSLFPGIDTAGGYAEYLKTSARSVVRIDDSLEPADVAALADAGLTAYHAVAKAARRLRPGDRCVVIGAGGLGHIGVQVLKALTAAEIVVVDRNPDALKLALSIGADHGVMSRGDQVEEVLALTGGRGAEAVIDFVGEGGATRDGVRMLRRAGDYHVVGYGENIDVPTIDIISAEINFIGNLVGSYNDLCELMVLAARGKVRLHTTPYPLDRFQDALDDLDAGRVRGRAILVP
- a CDS encoding transglycosylase family protein, with amino-acid sequence MAVRGRHRRYQPNRINRASLTVTAGGAGMALPFMGTGAAQAADMDTWNKVAACESTSNWSINTGNGFYGGLQFTQSTWEAYGGRAYAARADLASKDQQIAVAEKVLDGQGPGAWPVCSVRAGLTRGGGEPDTRPAAERTKKKDTKKQTSIEDVRPQSTPQSRAGKAEMYTVVHGDTLSGIADDQDVRGGWRGLYAANRSAIGADPDLIVPGQRLALRGEGATKTRPAHRPAPSAKPSVKKPVQDGAKERPKERSQDEGTERAGRSTATRQGLVAPVGASLGTPYRKAGSSWSKGYHTGIDFPVPTGTSVKSVAAGSVVSAGWGGSFGYQVVVRHADGRYSQYAHLSAISVRDGQSVSAGQRIGRSGSTGNSSGPHLHFEVRTGPGFGSDVDPVAYLRAGGVRI
- the gndA gene encoding NADP-dependent phosphogluconate dehydrogenase, which produces MSSTAQIGVTGLAVMGRNLARNFARNGYTVAVHNRTPARMHALVDEFGGEGEFVACESAKDFVAALERPRRLVVMVKAGEPTDAVIQEFAPLLEPGDMIIDGGNAHFADTRRRERDLREQGIHFVGMGVSGGEEGALNGPSIMPGGPKESYDSLGPMLEKISAKAADNSPCVSHVGPDGAGHFVKMVHNGIEYADMQLIGEAYQLLRDVAGYSPAEIAEIFRTWNRGRLDSYLIEITAEVLSHVDAETGKPFVDVVVDQAEQKGTGRWTVQIALDLGVPVSGIAEAVFARSLSGHAALRDASRGLAGPKAQPLSEAEARAFADRVEQALYASKIVSYTQGFHEIDAARDEYGWDIDLGAVSALWRGGCIIRAAFLDRIRAAYDTRPDLPSLLSDATFAQEIADAQDDWREVLVAATRQGVPTPGFAAALAYYDALRAERLPAALTQGQRDYFGAHTYRRVDREGSFHTLWGGDRSETPA
- a CDS encoding GNAT family N-acetyltransferase, which translates into the protein MSDPEIRDDRAAGRLEAVADGEVVGRIEYFVLESPERALVPVHTIVEPAHEGKGIAGSLARELFALARREHSAVVSLCPYVTRWIERHPDEASPARQDRQDLVAAAKDWLRAHPGSF
- a CDS encoding putative quinol monooxygenase, translating into MIFITAKFHVLPESADTWPDITREFTRATRGEPGCLWFDWSRSTEDSTVYVLVEAFRDDEAGLAHVTSDHFTKARSTLPPHLIRTPEIVNVTVPQEGWSLLGEMAVPVRD